The following are encoded together in the Pseudoalteromonas shioyasakiensis genome:
- a CDS encoding FixH family protein, with protein MKPTPWYKNFWPWFLISFPLAAIIGCAGLIFMAIGNGPDMVVDDYYKKGKAINLELSKFNKAKALYLHGDLNIAGDKVTFSFTKGDASNVHSLKMSFYHRTIKANDFDVSLMKNAHGDFTALLDTHVDGAYTVFIEPIDNSWKLKEDVILPTDKTISISPEYK; from the coding sequence ATGAAACCCACTCCTTGGTATAAAAACTTTTGGCCATGGTTTTTAATCTCTTTTCCTCTTGCAGCCATCATCGGCTGTGCTGGTCTTATTTTTATGGCAATTGGCAACGGCCCAGATATGGTTGTTGATGATTACTATAAAAAAGGCAAAGCAATTAACCTTGAACTCAGCAAATTTAATAAAGCAAAAGCACTTTATTTACATGGCGATTTAAATATTGCAGGCGACAAAGTAACTTTTTCTTTCACCAAGGGTGATGCAAGCAATGTTCACTCTTTAAAAATGTCATTTTATCATCGCACCATTAAAGCCAATGACTTTGATGTAAGCCTAATGAAAAACGCCCATGGCGATTTTACTGCCCTACTCGACACCCATGTTGATGGTGCATACACAGTGTTTATTGAACCAATCGATAACAGTTGGAAACTAAAAGAAGATGTCATTTTGCCAACTGATAAAACGATTTCGATTAGCCCTGAATATAAGTAG